A region of the Oncorhynchus clarkii lewisi isolate Uvic-CL-2024 chromosome 29, UVic_Ocla_1.0, whole genome shotgun sequence genome:
gagagagcgcgcgagagagaaaccaggggagagagagcgcgcgagagagaaaccaggggagagagagcgcgcgagagagagaaaccaggggagagagagaaaccaggggagagagagagagcgcgagagagagaaaccaggggagagggagagagcgcgagagagagaaaccaggggagagagagagagagcgcgagagagagaaaccaggggagagagagtgcgcgagagagagaaaccaggggagagagagtgcgcgagagagagagaaagcaggggagagagcgcgcgagagagagaaaccaggggagagagagagcgcgcgagagagagaaaccaggggagagagagagcgcgcgagagagagaaaccaggggagagagagcgcgcgagagagagaaaccaggggagagagagcgcgcgcgcgagagagcgaaaccaggggagagagagagagcgcgagagagagaaacaaggggagagagagagcgcgagagagagaaaccaggggagagagagcgcgcaagagagagaaaccaggggagagagagaaaccaggggagagagagcgcacgagagagagagcgcgagagagagaaaccaggggagagagagcgcgtgatagagagaaaccaggggagagagagcgcgcgcgagagagaaaccaggggagagagagagagcgcgagagagagaaacaaggggagagagagagcgcgcgagagagagaaaccaggggagagagagagagcgcgcgagagaaaccaggagagagagagagggagcgcgcgagagagagaaaccaggggagagagagagcgcgcgagagagagagcgcgcgcgagagagaaaccagtggagagagagagagcgcgcgagagagagaaaccaggggagagagagagagcgcgcgagagagagagagcgcgcgcgagagagagaaaccaggggagagagagcgcgcgtgagagagaaaccaggggagagagagagagcgcgcgagagagagaaaccaggggagagagagagcgcgagagagaaaccaggggagagagcgcgcgagagagagaaacagggggagagagagcgcgcgagagagagaaacagggggagagagagcgcatgagagagagaaacagggggagagagagcgagcgagagagagaaaccaggggggagagagagcgagcgagagagagaaaccagggggcgcgagagagagaaaccaggggagagagagcgcgcgcgagagagagaaaccaggggagagagagagcttgcacgcgagagagaaaccaggggagagagagagagcgcgcgagagagagaaaccaggggagagagagcgcgcgcgagagagagaaaccaggggagagagagagagcgcgagagagagaaacaaggggagagagagagagggcgcgcgagagagaaaccaggggagagagagaaggtggttGGAGAGTGTAAAAAAAGTGCACTAAACAGAAGCATAATGGAAAGAAGAATAACAAACTTACCCCTTGTAGATTCAGTTTCTTTGTATCCCCTTTGAATACCACCTGTGAAAAAGCATCGGTGATTACCGCTAGAGTTGTGAGACAAACATGGAATGAAACAGGTTTTCTATTCACAAGATGAAGGAGCGTTTAAAAGATCATTGGGATGGTTTTGCTCTCAACACTAGGGGGCCGGAGACACTGTGAGGATTGATGTGGGACGGTCTTCATTGCAGTTACAATATATTTCTGTAATGTATTCCTGAGATTTTAAACAACTCTCCAGGCATTGTGCTTCTGATTATATGGACAGCACGACTGCAAAAAAGGTGACCTGGAAGGCACCCTGAGTTTGTATGCAAACGTGTCATGAAGTAATTGTGTTATACGTGCAGTGTGTTGAACATGACTGACTTATAGAAGACAGACTTCAGGAACGTGACTTTTTTGTGGTGTTGTGACTTGACTTACCGCTTTGTATCCAAAGCTCTCTCGCCGAGCCTGGTGCCTTAGTTtactgggagggaggagagcagaaagagaggagagacttTTAGTACAGCTGAGTAAAAagagggcagacagacagtggcGTCTTCAATGCACCTGTCTGTAGTCACCCTAGAGGTACATAAGCTGAAACGATTGGCCCTAGTCAAAATTGTATTTTTACTTTTAAAGTGCATTGATCGCCAAATAATAATTctgtgtaaaaataaataaatacggtAGCACGTTTTCACCAAACAGATGTAGTAAAGGGACTCGTGCCCGCTGTGCCCACTCAGTTTCAATGGGCATAATGCCTctgctttcctctcctctctgccactTTTGAAAGGACCACATTGTGGAGCAAAAATACCCCAGACACAGTGCTGTGTTGTTCACACTGAACACAATCTCACTTCATTAAGGCTCAATAACTCTTCAGACCCAGAGCAGTCTCCAGTTACCACTGTCGTATGTCCTCTTTGTCACAACACAGATGAAAACAATAGACATTTATGTCTTaaaatgtgcatgtgtgtgttttgtttgtgtgagtgtgtgtgaatgtgcatttgtctactgtgtgtgtttgtataagtGTGTGTAGGGCCCTATTAAATCAGTTTTATTTTTTGCCTGATTCCGTTGAGTTTTTCCCCAAATTCTGTTTTCTCCATTTAGTTATTTCAGGTTTCCATTTTCCagtttttctttgggttttgcTCTCAAATTCCCACTTTTTAAAACCATCCAATTGAGTTGTTTTGtgagtccacaacaatgcttaaaccacatcaggagaccactttttgAGGGCTGGGATAAATAGAGAAATTGAGATTTTtgtgtgtagttaccctttaattgcAGTGTGCAattagcaagaggctgttgtctagtgtgtttttttttgtgatggtagagtttgcaaaacaaatacccactggattgatgcaaataataatgttataattctgccaggtaagcataggttactttgtagttaacatttgatttagaaggtttttgggaaaggcACATTTCTATCTACCAGAAGACTTTTCATTAGCATCATTGCTAAAGGCTACACAATGTGGTAGACACCGCACATTCACAGACCAGAGCAATTCTCATTGACTcttcagaaagttgcaggaaataCAAATCACTATTTATAGTCTTATGATAAACTTGGGCAAATtaattcattttcaataaatttagTTGAAGCCTTACTAAGttgaatacatttttgaatattgttgaattctGTTTTAATGTCAGGATTCCGTGATCCAGCGTTCTCTGCATCGcggattttatagggccctatgTGTGGGAGGTTCAGGATAGGAGGAGGACCCTACGTTTACTTCCAACCGTGGGGCTGCTGCCTGAGGCCTTAAATAGACTCAGGGACAAACCAGGCTGATAATCATCTGCAGCTGATTGTTTGAGTTGGGAAATACTTAAggacagaggaaacagagggaCGGGTGAGGAGTCCCCCATGAAAACAATAGCCTGGACCCGATTCTAAAGAGCTTTTTAGAGAAGCCTTAGTCACAGTAACAGTAataacagtcacacacacacactcatgcaaacACATTTCGGACATTTCAAGATCCATGGggatctacactgaacaaaaatataaacgcaacatgtaacaatataaggaaatctatggatttcacatgactgggaatacagattttgttggtcacagatacctttaaaaaaaaggtagtggcatggatcagaaaaccagtcagtatctggtgtgaccaccatttgactcatgcagcgcgacacatctcctttgcatagagttgatcaggctgttgattgtggcctgtggaatgtttccccactcctcttcaatggctgtgcaaagttgttgcatattggtgggaactggaacactgtcGTACATGTGGATcaagagcatcccaaacgtgctcaatgggtgacatgtctgatgagtaaacaggccatggaagaactgggacattttcagcttcgaGAAATTGTGTagagatccttgcaacatgggccTGTGcatttatcatgctgaaacatgaggtgatggcggtggatgaatggcacgacaatgggcctcagggtctcatcacggtatctctatgcattcaaattgtcatcaataaaatgcaattgtgctcgttgtccgtagcttatgtctgcccataccataaccccaccaccaccatggggcactctgttcacaacattgacatcagcaaacccctCGCTCAAACGatgccatacacactgtctgccatctgcctggtacagttgaaacccggattcatccatgaagagcacacttctccagtgtgacatggtcatcaaaggtgagcatttacccactgaagtcggttacaacgccgaactgcagtcaggtcaagaccctggtgaggatgacgagcatgcaAATTAGCTTCCGTacgatggtttctgacagtttgtgcagaaatgatttgattGTGCAAACCTACAGTTTCATCCGCTGTCCGGgtgtctcagacgatcctgcagtgaagaagcctgatgtggtctgaggttgtgaggccgattagatgtactgccaaattctctaaaacaacgttggaagtggcttatggtagagaactgAACAaccaattatctggcaacagctctggtgaacattcctgcagtcagcatgccaattgcacgctccctcaaaacttgagacatctgtggcattgtgatgtgtgataaaactgcacattttagagtggtctattattgtccccagcacaaggtgcacctgtgtaatgatcatgctgtttaatcagtttcttgatatgccacacctgtcagatggatggatttgaTAACAAAACGATACCACGGTAAATAAAGTAGGCATATCAGCCAAAGTCACACAATGGCACTTGATCCAGAATGAGAAACTCAGCTACTGCTCTATTCAATCACTGGGCATCTTTTGAGTTCAATTTCATTacgattcactgatgtggtcatcctgtctgggttggcgcccccccttgggttgtgccatggcagagatctttgtgggctatactcagccttgtctcaggatggtaagttggtggttgaagatatccctctagtggtgtgggggctgtgctttggaatcattgttcttcctctgtcaacgaTGGTTTCCTGCAAGGACAcatgtgccatcatcattgctttgcacaaaaagggcttcacaggcaaggatattgctgccagtatgattgcacctaaatcaaccatttatcagatcatcaagaacttcaaggagagcggttcaattgttgtgaagaaggcttcagggcgctcaagaaagtccagcaagcgccagtaCCGGGGCACCACCagcacagagcttgctcaggaatggcagcaggcaggtgtgagtgcatcagcacgcacagtgaggcgaagacttttggaggatggcctggtgtcaagaagggcagcaaagaagccacttctctccaggaaaaacatcagggacagactgatattctgcaaaaggtacagggattggactgctgaggactggggtgaaGTAATTTtatctgatgaatcccctttccaattgtttggggcatccggaaaaaagcttgtccggagaagtcaaggtgagcgctaccatcagtcctgtgtcatgccaacagtaaagcatcctgagaccattcatgtgtggggttgcttctcagccaagggagtgggctcactcacaattttgcctaagaacacagccatgaataaagaatggtaccaacacatcctccgagagcaacttctcccaatcatccaggaacagtttggtgatgaacaatgccttttctagcatgatggagcaccttgccacaaggcaaaagtgataatcccattgagaacttgtggtcaatcctcaagaggtgggtggacaaataaaaacccacaaattctgacaaactccaagcattgattatgcaagaataggctgccatcagtcaggatgtggcccagaagttcattgacagcatgccagggcggattgcagaggtcttgaaaaagaagggtcaacactgcaaatactctttgcatcaacttcatgtaattgtcaataaaggcctttgacacttgtgaaatgcttgtaattatacttcagtattccatagtaacatctgacaaaaatatctaaagacactgaagcagcaaactttgtgggaattaatatttgtgtcattctcaaaacttttggccacgactgtatttattttttatatttaatcccaggccatcattgtaaataagaatttgttcctaactgacttgcctagttaaataaaacaaataaaaatatagtcTTCCATAAATACAGTACCTAACATTCGATTTGGACCTTCATTCCTCctaacaatgagtaagacatgaggaatccaataAAAGTATCAAAAGCCACCCACACCCCATGCCTATCTCACACCAACAACCAGTATCAACCGTTTTTCACATTTTAGTATAAAAAAGGAATGGAAGTTTTggtataccgtgcaacactagcagacagacagatagataaatagatgGAGGGATATGTTTACCTGATGAAGTAGCAGCAGAAGATGAGACTGAGGACGAAAACGAAGACTCCGGTCCCGAAGATGACCATGTAGATGTTAAGAGGAAGGTCCTGGAACGCCACGGCAGACATGATCCCTAACTTCTAGCCCCCGACCTGCTGTGACCTCTGATCTTTCCCCTCTGACAGtgaaccagacacacacaccctggagggagacacacacaaacattcaatAATTTCAGAAAAGCGTGCACGTTAAGAATGTTGATTACAAAAAAAGAATGCAAGCACGCAAACAAACGCACGGTACTTACGCCAGAataacacaacacatacacacggtAACACATTAACAGTAAGATACCCAGCCCGTCTCTGTTGTGGGTGAGGGATAAGACAACAGGCGCTGACAAAGCAGGAAGTGATGCAGTCTGTGGTGAGACATACTGTAGCTCAGGTGCTGTGAAGCTGGCAGGATATGAAGTTGCCaatagacactgatctaagggCAGTTTGTATCTAATGTTAGGTGGGATTGGGGGAGGTGAGCTGATCCAAAACTGTGACTTTTGTCtatgtaacagtattgcttccttccctctcctcgccccaacctgggctcgaaccaggcactctgcacacatcgacaacagccacccacgAAGCACCCACGCTAttagcgctaactagctagccatttcacatcggttacatctaTAGGGGCTTACTGATGCCCTAGTCTTCTGATGTATGACTGTACAGCATGAATACAGAATAGCTGTATTTTCAGGCCCTGGTCCAAGTACAACAACCTgctcacatgcatacacacacggcATGCACACGGTACACACTGCCCTAGGTAAGCCCTTGCCTACAGACTGTTTATATTCCTAAACTCTATTGGTCAAGCAGCACATGTTCAGTTTATTGGCTGAGAGAACAGAGATCAcactgcaggtgtgtgtgtgtgcgcagtgtgtgtgtgtgtgcttgtgcgtgcaCTCTGAAGCACAGATGTTGGTGTGGGTCACTGTTAGAAGAGCCACTGGATATGAGAATGTGATTTCCAAACACTTAATCCACTTTTTTCCCAAGATAATTTGAAGGCAAATATATAAGTGTGTGTAATATAAAGTATAGAATCAATAAGTTTACTCTTGTCTGTTGTCTCAATTTACCATAAAACAGACTTGGATATCAAGAACTGTTTGCGCACAAAAGAGAAGTTGCGCACACTGCATACTTACAGTGACGTAAAGTCACCAAGGGACAATGACATTCCATTACTGACGATCATATCATTTATTTTCACCGGAGGATATGTGTCGTCAAAATGTCCAATGTGTTAGTAATAGAAACGATTCTATAAAGTGATGCAAGTAGACCTGGTGTTAGGAGCGAAATTTGCGCATATCATACAATAAAATCAAAAAGTCACATAGTGGTGTCAGCTCATAACTTGTTCTTGCAAAACCATCAAAACAATGCAATATCACACAGTGGTAAAGTTAATCTtttgaaaaacaagaaacgtTAACAGAAACAAATGTGTTATGCGTAAAATTATTACCGTTATAACGAAGAAGGCTCACAGACTGCCCCTCGATGGTAGAACATGTTGATTCTTCATAAACACCCGTGGTTCGTCGTGAATGGATGCGGCTCACAGCTGGACTATACATTCTTCATTCGGTaggaatttctctctctctatggtccTTCTTTTCCAATGTCCCAACCAAAACAGACATAAAGATGAAAATTTTGCCTTGAGGTATACTGCCACTTTTAAAAAAGACAAAGAAAAAAGTTGGCATAGAGATGCAAAAGGAGTCGACCGTGGCTCGTACCTTACCACATCTGTAGGCAATTTTACTTCTTGATTCTACATCTTATTTTCGTAACGCGAGAAGTCCTGCCTTGGTATTGTCATACACAACATTAACGTTACAGCTAATTCCGTGAGGGAAGCCTATTCatttaaggatccgcccctttctttttccaattttcgcctaaaacGACATACTCAAATCTAGCTGCCTGTCGCTCATGACCTGaagcaattatatgcatattcgtgataccatttgaaaggaaacactttgaaatttgtggaaatgtgaaattaatgtaggagaatatatcacattcgatctggtaaaatatctatattttttgtaccatcatctttgaaatgcatgaGAAAGACCAATATGTGATTTAGGAATCCAGGCGCAatgtagattttggccactagatggcagcagtgtatgggCAATGTTTTAcactgattcaatgaaccattgcatttgttaaaaatgttgtctcaagactgcccaaatgtgcctaattggtttatgaataacatttcaagttcataactgtgcactctcctcaaataatagcatggtattctttcactgtaatagctactgtaaattggacagtgcagttagattaacaatttaagctttctgctaaTATCTTTgtactgggaaatgttcttgttacttacaacctcatgctaatcgcattaacCTACGTTAGTTCAACCCACCAACCTTGTAGAGGTATAAAGTGGAAACAATTCATTTTTCCTCGCCTTCTCTCATCGAGCCAATTTGAGTTGAAAATAATTGTACcaaaataaaaagaaatgtaaATGTATAAACATTATTTAAAGCGAAAGTGTAGTAAtgcaagtttttttttaaaggtaaacAAAATATATTGAATGTATGATAATATGAAGAATTCAAACCTATTTAAAATGATTTTGAAATCATTCAGTTCAAATCATTCAGTTGATGCTTGCATATACACCTTACCTGTTGCAAATACACCTTATGAaacagcagagacacacacacaggaacaggcACACGTATACACATACGGGCGctagcacacacactctacacatgtacattgtaatattgttgtatagtGGTATCATACATtttgtgttgtggatatgtggtgtATCTCAGTGTTTGACGGTGTATGACAGATATGACAGTGTTTgctgttttatattttgttttgtgtgtattaTAAGTGTCTTAATGtgtatggaccccaggaagaagatagcagctaatggggatccctaataaaatatcaatacaaatacaaatagggtgtgtggtcctcccactatgactcgggaaaccatgcagtttattagggtGCCGATGAAagaagttatgatgaacttcacagggtgtgaatgtgccaggtgtacggtgtttcctcagacaccttggtgcggctggcttccgggttaagcgggcattgcgtcaagaagcagtgcggcttggctgggttgtgtttcggaggacgcacagctctcgaccttcgcctctcccgagtccttacgggagttgcagcgatgagacaagactgtaactaccaattcgATACCatgaaattagggagaaaaaggggtgaacgtttttttaaaaaattaaaacaaaataacaaaagaaagtgcacggtgatcagcttgatgctgctttccaataaatattgagggtctcaTGACccttgactgccgtttga
Encoded here:
- the LOC139388408 gene encoding RING finger protein 122-like, which encodes MSAVAFQDLPLNIYMVIFGTGVFVFVLSLIFCCYFISKLRHQARRESFGYKAVVFKGDTKKLNLQGQTCAVCLEDFRVKDELGVLPCQHAFHQSCLVKWLEVRCVCPMCNKTITGPPEHHHSLGTLLDELV